Within the Streptomyces sp. NBC_00554 genome, the region GCGCCGCTTCCCGCTGACGGTGTTCGCGCTGACTCTGCCCGCCACCCTGGTCCTGGAAGTCGTGGTCGCCCCGATCGCCGTCCTGTACACACTCGCCGAGCGTTCCCGGAACCGCCGACTCCTGGCCGGCTGTGCAGTTGTCTCGGCCACCGCCTTGGCCCTCCCATGGCCGCTGGACGGGGACGGGTTCGCCGAGACGGGCAACACATGGACGCTGATCTACTTCGGATATCTCCTGGCGGCCACGCTGGCGCCCGTGCTCGTGGGACAACTCGTCCAGGCCCGGCGCGACTTGAAGCAGCGGCTCGCGGAGATCGAGGAAGCGCGCGAGCACGAGAGGGCGTTGCACGCCCAGGCCGTACTGGCCCGTGAACGCGCCCAGCTGGCCCGCGAGATGCACGACGTCGTCTCCCACCAGGTGAGTCTGATCGCCGTGCAGGCCGGCGCCCTGCAAGTGGCCTCCAAGGACGCCCCCAGCCGCGAGGCCGCCCACTCGATCCGCACCCTGAGCGTCGCCACCCTCGACGAACTCCGCCACATGGTCACCCTGTTGCGTGCCTCCGGCAGCGGAGCGACCGAGCTCACCCCACAGCCCACCCTCGCCCAGCTGGAGCAGCTGATCGCGAACAGCGGTATCGACGTGGAGTTCAGCGGCGTCGGGCCCACGACGGACATGGCCGCGCCCAGCCAGCGGGCGGTCTACCGCACCGTGCAGGAGGCGCTCACCAACGTACGCAAGCACGCCCCCGGAGCGACCGCGTGCATCGAGATCCGCCGCACCGGCCAGGGCACAGAGGTCACCGTCACCAACACCGCCCCCACCCGCCCCGCTCTCGCCCTGCCCAGTTCCCAGCAAGGCCTTATCGGCCTGCGAGAACGCGCCGAACTGCTCGGCGGCACCTTCGAGAGCGGACCGACGGAGGACAGCGGCTACCGGGTCCGGCTGCGCCTGCCCACCCACACCGCCTGAACAGCCGGCCGGATCGACACCGACGGCAGGCCACCTAACAGACCCCGCGACCCCGACCGGCGGGGGTCCGACCGCCGGTCGGGGGATGGCGGTCTGAACGCCTGGTCGACCAGCGTGGACGGCACGCGCAACGAGCGGCGCGCACACCGTTCACGAATGGAAGGGCAGAGACGACGTGCAGAACGAACGCCCCCTGGTAGGCCGTCGAGGCATCCTCATCGGTGCCGCAGCAGGCCTCGTGGCCGGCTCTCTCGCCGCGTGCTCGGCCGACGCGGTACGGGCCGCCCCGGCGACGCCGAACGGGGGAGGAAGCCGGGGCGCCGACCTCGATGTCGTCGTCATCGGTGCGGGAGTCGCCGGGCTGAGCAGCGCCCGGGTGCTGGCGGACGCGGGGAAGTCAGTCGTGGTCGTCGAGGCCCGGAACCGTATCGGCGGCCGCATGTGGACCGACCGGAGCACGATGTCGGTACCGGTCGAGCGCGGGCCGGAGTTCATCCACGGCACGATGGCCTCGACCTGGGAACTGGTCCGCGAGCAGGGACTGAAGACCCACGGCCACACCGTCACGATCTCCCGTACGCGACCGGGCGGCCCCTGGCACAAGAGCACCGAACCCGCCGAACCCTCCTACGTCAACTTCCGCGTCATCGGCGGCTACAACCAGGTCCTTGTCCCTCTCGCCGACAAGCTGTCCATCCAACTCGGCACGGTGGTAAGGCGCGTGGAGCACTCGACCGCCGGAGTCGTCGTCCACGCCGAGCGGCAGGGGCGCCCCGTCACCTACCGGGCCCGCTCGGTGGTGGTGGCCCTGCCGGTCGCCGTACTGGCCGCCGGCGCCGTCGAGTTCTCCCCGGCGCTGCCGGCCGCGAAGGTGGACGCCTTCAGGGCCGTACGGCCGGTCGTGGTGTCGAAGGTCCTCATGGAGTTCGCCAGGCCGGTGATCCCGGAGGACGCCGACGACATCGTCGAGGCCGGCGTGCCGTGGTACCTGTGGAACGCCTCCAAAGGGGTGCCCGGTTTCTCGGGGCAGGTCGTCGATATGGGGGCGGACGGGGGCGAGGCCAGACGCCTGCTGGCGCTGCCCGCCGACCGCCGGCACCGGGAAGTCCTCGACGTGATCCGGGGCGTGGCGGGCGACCGCAGGCTCGAACCCGTCAAGGTCATCGAGCACGAATGGGCCAAGGACCCGTTCGCCCGCGCCGCCTTCTCGGAGGAGGACGCCCCGGGCGCCCGGGAGATCTACGAGCCGGTCAACGACACCCTCTTCTGGGCCGGCGTCATCACCGACCAGGTCGACTACTCCCACGACAGCGGCAAGGAGACCGCCACCGAACTGCTCGAGCGGCTGGGCCGGCCCGCAAAATAGGCCTCTTCCCAATAGCCTTCATAGCCTTCGTAGCCCTCATAGCCCTCATGGCCCTCTTCCGAAGTCAGCCCAGCGGTACGCGTCTGAAGCTGCCCGCGACCCGCAGGTCCGCCTCGATCCGGCCGGCTGTGGCGTGGAGTTCGGGCAGGATGTCGCGGACGCACTCCTCGGCGGTACGGCGGCTGCTGTGCAGGGCGACGTTCACCGCGGCGACGACCTGCCCGCCGCGCTGCCGCACCGGAACGGCGACGGAGCGCAGCCCATACTCCAACTCTTCGTCGACCAGGGCGTATCCGGCTTCCCGTACGTGGTCCAGTTCGGCCCGCAGCCGTGCGGGATCCGTGATCGTACGAGGGGTCAGCGGGAGCAGTTCCGGAAGGTGGGGGTCGGGGAGGTCGGCGAGCAGTACGCGGCCGAGTGAGGTCGCGTACGCGGGCAGCCGGGTGCCGACGGTGATGTTGACGCTCATCACGCGGGTGGTGGCGACGCGGCCGGTGTACTGGATCTCGTCGCCGATCAGGACCGCCAGCGACGCCGATTCGTGCAGCCGGTGCGCGAGTTCGGTGAGGTGCGGGGCCGCGATGTCGGGGAGCGAGGTCCGGGACAGCGGAGGGAAGCCGAGGCCCAGGACGCGCGGAGTGAGCCGGAAGACGCGGCCGTGCGTGGTGACGTAGCCGAGGTGTTCCAGGGTGATCAGGGCGCGCCGGGCGGTCGCGCGGGCGAGGCCGGTGGCCTGGGCGACCTCCGTGAGGGTCAGCTCGGCGCGGCCCTCGCCGAAGGAGGTGATCACGGTCAGGCCGCGGGCCAGCGACTCGATGAACTCCCGGCCCAGTTCCTGCTTGGAGGCGCCGGTCCAGGCGGCGAGGCCGGAAGGAGCGGCCGGTACGGCGGGCGGGGCCTCGCGCAGTTCCCGTTCCATCGCGGCGACCGCCACCCGCAGCCGCGGCAGCAGCGTGTCCCGCAGGCCGGCTGCGGTGTGCCGGCTGGTGTGGCTCACCACGCTCACCACGCAGGCGATGTGCCCATCCGCCCGTACGGGCAGCGAAAGGGCGACGAGCCCCGGCTCGATGAGCTGGTCGTCGAGCGACCATCCGTCCTTCCGGGCCTCGTCCGTACGCACCTCGAAGTCCTCGCCAACGGTGGCGACTTGGACCGGCGGGGCGCCACGGGTCGCTCGATCACGGTCCCCCGACTCGCCCGGCCCGGACGGGACTTCGGCGAACGGCCGGCTCCGTGCCGGTACGGCGGGGAACCCCCGGTCCTCCGGATCGGCCGCCCGGCGTTCGTGCCACCGCGCCCACTCCGTCTCGCCCCACTCGGTGGCGAACAGCGGGCCGGGGGCGGTGCGTTCGGCGGGCAGCAGGTCGCCGATGCGGAAGCTCAGGGACATGGCGCGGCGCCGGGTCGCCTGGTGGATGAAGCGGATGCCGTCCCGGTCACCGACGGCGAGGGACACCGACTCGTCGAGCTCGTCGGCGAGGGCGTCGGCGTGCGCGTCCAGGAGACGGGGGAGGCGGAGGGCGCCGAGGTAGGCGTTGCCGAGTTCCATCAGACGCGGGGCGAGTACGGCGTCCCGGCCGTCGAGTCGTACGTACCCCATGCGCGCGAGCGTGGCGGTGATCCGGTCGACGGTGGAACGCGCGAGCCCGGTGGCCCGCTCGAGCCCGCTGAGACTGGACACACCGTCGGCCACGGTCAGCCGCCGCAGGACGGCGATACCGCGCATGAGGGGGGCGACGGCCTCCGCGGGCACGACGGTCCCGGTCATCACGGTTCCGCTTGCGCTCCCGTTGCCGCTCCCGTCCTCGTTACTGTCCTCGCTCCCGTTCCCGTCCTCGTTCTCGTCCTCGGGTGCCGGCACGACGTTCGATGGCATGGGCTCTCCGTTTGCGGCTCTCAGAAGAGACACGGTAGTGCTTGCCCGGCCACCTCAGCAGGTCCTGAGCAGGTCACCGGCGCAGCAGCGGGCCCGGCCGGCTCAGCGTCGGGTGACGTACACCCGGTAGTTCCCTGAGAGATCCACTCCCGTCACCGTGATCGCGACGCCGGTCTTGGGGTCCTTGAAGGACTCGCCGGGGGTGAAGGGCGCGTCGGAGAGTTCCGCGTGGACGTTGGGGGAGCGGGTGCAGCCGCCGCTGTCGCGGTGGGAGTCGTACACGGTGACGGGGCCGTTTCCGGTGTCGATGTTCGCGTCGACCTTGTAGATGAGGATGCCGGGGCGGCAGACGGCGGCGTCGTTGCCGTCGCGGGTGCGCAGCTCCAGGGCGTACCCCGTCCTGCTGCTGGTCGGCACGAAGACGAGTTTGGCGCCGCCGGGCTTGGCCAGCGGGGTGAGCGTGTACTCGGTGGTGCCGGGCGACGCCGCACAGGCGACCTGCGTCTCGTCGAGCCAGCCGAGCTTCCACTTGTGCCAGCCGAGCAGATCGTTCCCGGCCCCCCAGTCCTCGCTCATGATGTCCCAGTGCCCGACCGCGCCCCCGCCGTCCTGGGTGTACAGGTCGGGCAGGCCGAAGGTGTGGCTGTTCTCGTGGGGGAGTACCCGGTAGCCCGTCTCGTCGTAGGAGCCGGAGCCGTCGTCCTGGCGGCTGTAGACGAAGGACGCGTTGGAGACGGCGACGCCGTCGGCGACCGGTGCCTCGGTGTTGCCGGCGAAGGTCACGGACAGGACGGTGTCCAGGGCGGAGGGCCCGGCGTTCGGTGTGACCAGCACGTTCAGGAGGTCGTACGAGCTGAAATCCACGGTCGGGTCGGCGGCGGCCACGATGTCCTGGACCAGTTCGCGGTACCCGGGGTCGAAGGGCGCGCCGCGCTCTATGCCGTACGCCTTGAACGGCTTGGGCATCCGCAGCCAGTGCCGTACGGGCGTCTCGGGACGGTAGTCGAGGCGGCCGTAGGAGCCGGTCCTGAACCATTCCTGGGTCTGCGGGAAGAACTCCGCGAGGCGGTCCAGCGCGCTGCCCTGGCCGTGCGCGTCGGAGAAGTCGATCATCAGGGTGAGGGCGCGGACGGTGCCGGTGGAGCGGGCGTACCCGGGGGGCGTCGGGACGCCCTCGCCCATCTGTACGCCCAGTGCGCCGTTGATCATGCAGGGGCCGAGCGCCGTGGAGCGGGCCAGCGCGATGGAGCCCGCCGTCGTGGAGCCCGCCGTCAGATGTCCGGTGCCGGCGGAGGTGCTGACCGCCAGCGTCAGAACGGCCACCGAGGCGAGCGCGACCACGCGGCGCGGGCGTATCCGACGGCTGGTCGGCGGCATACGGACCCCTTCGCTCGACGGCAGCCGCCGGTCACCGGCTGCACCCTTTCGATCACCCTGTGGCGAGGGGTGCGCGGGCGCGCGCTGGACGAGTCCGATCGTGGGTTTCTTGCCGGAGGAGATGTGACTCAGGTCACATCGAAGGTAGGAAATAACCGGGGATCGTTTCCCCGTTTAGCCATGTGTCCGAGCGAAGCGGGGAGTGAATCCCCGGATCGCAATCCGGCCGTCATCTACGTGAACGGCCGTCCAACTACCTACGAGGAGTACGCCGTGGAGACCGCAACCCGAGTGCAGCGTCGAGTGCCCCGGCCGCGCGCCGATGCCCTGCGCAACCGGGAGCGGATCGTCGCCGCCGCTCGCGAGATGTTCGTCGAGTTCGGCCCCGAGGTGCCGTTCGACGAGATCGCCCGCCGGGCCGGTGTCGGCAACGCCACGGTGTACCGCAACTTCCCCGACCGCGACGCACTGGCACGTGAGGTCGTCTGCTCGGTCATGGACCGCACGTCGGAGCGGGCCGAGTCGGCGATCGCCGCGGGGGGCGACGCCTTCGAGGCGCTGAGCGACTTCGTGCACTTCTCGGCGGACGAGCGGATCGGCGCCCTGTGCCCGATGCTCTCCGAGGGCTTCGACCAGAACCACCCGGACCTCGTCGCCGCGCGCGACCGGACCACGGGACTGATCGAGGAGCTCATGGCCCGCGCCCGCGAGTCCGGCCAACTGCGCCCCGACGTCGAGTTCGGCGACCTCATGATCGCCGTCACCCAGCTCACCAGGCCGCTGCCCGGTGGGGCGTGCCAGGGCATCGACCGCTTCGTACACCGTCACCTGCAGCTGTTCCTGGACGGTATGCGGGCTCCGGCCCGCTCCGAACTCACCGGAGTGGCCGCGACCGTGGAGGACATGCGACGAGCGTGAGCGATTAGTCCCGCGCGGAGCGCCGGTCAGAACCTCAGACCTCAGACCTCAGAAGACTGCAGACCTCAAAAGACCGCAGAACCAAGTCCCTCAGTACTCAGAACTCTCTCTCATCCTTCTCATCCTTATTTTCGCTACGAAGTCCCGGAGTGGGTATCCCCATGTCTGAAACAGGAAAGTCGACAGCAATGTCCGACGCCGGATCAGCACATTCGAACCGCTGGAAAGCGCTCACCTTCATCGCGCTCGCCCAGCTGATGGTCGTCCTCGACGCCACCATCGTGAACATCGCGTTGCCCTCCGCCCAGCAGGACCTGGGGATATCGGACGGCAACCGGCAGTGGGTCATCACGGCCTACGCCCTCGCCTTCGGTGGTCTGCTGCTCTTCGGCGGTCGTATCGCCGACCTGTGGGGCCGCAAGCGCACCTTTGTCGCCGGTCTGATCGGTTTCGCAGGCGCGTCCGCCATCGGCGGCGCGGCCACGAACGAGGCGATGATGCTCGGCGCCCGCGCCCTGCAGGGTGCCTTCGGCGCGCTGCTCGCGCCCGCCGCGCTCTCGCTGCTCGCCGTGATGTTCACGGAGCCCAAGGAGCGCGCCAAGGCGTTCGGCATCTACGGCGCGATCGCCGGTGGTGGCGGTGCCGTGGGCTTCATCCTCGGCGGCGTTCTCACCGAGTACCTCGACTGGCGCTGGACGTTCTTCGTGAACATCCCGTTCGCGATCATCGCCGCCGTCGGCGCGTACTTCGTCATCCGTGAGCCGGCCGGTGGCCGCAACCGCTCGCCGCTCGACATCCCCGGCGTCGTCCTGTCCGTCCTCGGTCTGGTCACGCTCGTCTACGCCTTCACCCGCGCCGAGTCCGACGGCTGGGGCGACTCCGTGACGCTCAGCCTGTTCGCCGCCTCGGTGGTCCTGCTCGCCGGGTTCGTCTTCACCGAGTCCCGGGTCAAGGCCCCGCTGCTGCCGCTCCGTGTCATCACCGAGCGCAACCGCGGCGGCGTCTACCTCTCGCTCGGCCTCGCGATCATCGCGATGTTCGGCCTGTTCCTCTTCCTGACCTACTACCTGCAGATCGTGAAGGGCTACTCGCCGGTCAAGACCGGCTTCGCCTTCCTGCCGATGATCGCGGGCATGATGGTGGGCTCCACCCAGATCGGCACCCGGCTGATGACCCGGGTCGCCCCGCGCCTGCTGATGGGCCCGGGCTTCCTGGTCGCCGCGCTCGGCATGCTGTTCCTGACCCAGCTGGAGATCGGTTCCTCGTACGCCGGCGTGATCCTGCCCGGCATGGTGCTGCTCGGTCTCGGTATGGGTACGGCGTTCATGCCCGCCATGTCCCTGGCCACGTTCGGCATCGAGCCGCGTGACGCCGGTGTCGCCTCCGCGATGGTCAACACCTCGCAGCAGGTGGGCGGCGCGATCGGTACGGCCCTGCTGAACACGATCGCCGCCTCGGCGACGACCTCGTACATCAAGGACCACATCGGCGGCGCCGGTTCCCAGGCCCAGCAGCAGCTGGTCCAACTCGAGGGCCAGGTGCACGGCTACACCAACGCGATCTGGTTCGCCGTCGGCATCCTCGTGCTCGCCGCGACGGTCGCCGCGACCCTCATCAACACCGGCCGCCCGGACGTCACTTCGGCCTCCGGCGAGGGTGCTGGCGAGGGCGCCGAGGACGAGGTGAAGGTGCCGGTGATCGCCCACTGATCACCCGTACCGCCGGCATTCCGGGTACTTCGCGTACGGGCGCGGGGTGGGGACGCCTCGCCCGTACGAATCCCAGGGTCCGCCCCGGTTCCGAGTTCATCGGAGCCGGGGCGGACCCGCGTCCGGGCCCTGCCGCCCTGCCGCCCTGCCGCGCGAGAGCTCCCCACGAGAGAGCTCTAGCGAAGCCAGGGCAGGTCCGCGCCCGCGTCCTTCGGCTGGAGCCCTTCGGCGATGATCCGCATGGCCTCGCCGAGGGCCTTCTGC harbors:
- a CDS encoding flavin monoamine oxidase family protein, with protein sequence MQNERPLVGRRGILIGAAAGLVAGSLAACSADAVRAAPATPNGGGSRGADLDVVVIGAGVAGLSSARVLADAGKSVVVVEARNRIGGRMWTDRSTMSVPVERGPEFIHGTMASTWELVREQGLKTHGHTVTISRTRPGGPWHKSTEPAEPSYVNFRVIGGYNQVLVPLADKLSIQLGTVVRRVEHSTAGVVVHAERQGRPVTYRARSVVVALPVAVLAAGAVEFSPALPAAKVDAFRAVRPVVVSKVLMEFARPVIPEDADDIVEAGVPWYLWNASKGVPGFSGQVVDMGADGGEARRLLALPADRRHREVLDVIRGVAGDRRLEPVKVIEHEWAKDPFARAAFSEEDAPGAREIYEPVNDTLFWAGVITDQVDYSHDSGKETATELLERLGRPAK
- a CDS encoding IclR family transcriptional regulator C-terminal domain-containing protein, whose translation is MTGTVVPAEAVAPLMRGIAVLRRLTVADGVSSLSGLERATGLARSTVDRITATLARMGYVRLDGRDAVLAPRLMELGNAYLGALRLPRLLDAHADALADELDESVSLAVGDRDGIRFIHQATRRRAMSLSFRIGDLLPAERTAPGPLFATEWGETEWARWHERRAADPEDRGFPAVPARSRPFAEVPSGPGESGDRDRATRGAPPVQVATVGEDFEVRTDEARKDGWSLDDQLIEPGLVALSLPVRADGHIACVVSVVSHTSRHTAAGLRDTLLPRLRVAVAAMERELREAPPAVPAAPSGLAAWTGASKQELGREFIESLARGLTVITSFGEGRAELTLTEVAQATGLARATARRALITLEHLGYVTTHGRVFRLTPRVLGLGFPPLSRTSLPDIAAPHLTELAHRLHESASLAVLIGDEIQYTGRVATTRVMSVNITVGTRLPAYATSLGRVLLADLPDPHLPELLPLTPRTITDPARLRAELDHVREAGYALVDEELEYGLRSVAVPVRQRGGQVVAAVNVALHSSRRTAEECVRDILPELHATAGRIEADLRVAGSFRRVPLG
- a CDS encoding sensor histidine kinase, which codes for MPAVPAIPAWVRNAGLIALAAFDASVNMETVSPTALVLAAVACAALAFRRRFPLTVFALTLPATLVLEVVVAPIAVLYTLAERSRNRRLLAGCAVVSATALALPWPLDGDGFAETGNTWTLIYFGYLLAATLAPVLVGQLVQARRDLKQRLAEIEEAREHERALHAQAVLARERAQLAREMHDVVSHQVSLIAVQAGALQVASKDAPSREAAHSIRTLSVATLDELRHMVTLLRASGSGATELTPQPTLAQLEQLIANSGIDVEFSGVGPTTDMAAPSQRAVYRTVQEALTNVRKHAPGATACIEIRRTGQGTEVTVTNTAPTRPALALPSSQQGLIGLRERAELLGGTFESGPTEDSGYRVRLRLPTHTA
- a CDS encoding M6 family metalloprotease domain-containing protein, encoding MPPTSRRIRPRRVVALASVAVLTLAVSTSAGTGHLTAGSTTAGSIALARSTALGPCMINGALGVQMGEGVPTPPGYARSTGTVRALTLMIDFSDAHGQGSALDRLAEFFPQTQEWFRTGSYGRLDYRPETPVRHWLRMPKPFKAYGIERGAPFDPGYRELVQDIVAAADPTVDFSSYDLLNVLVTPNAGPSALDTVLSVTFAGNTEAPVADGVAVSNASFVYSRQDDGSGSYDETGYRVLPHENSHTFGLPDLYTQDGGGAVGHWDIMSEDWGAGNDLLGWHKWKLGWLDETQVACAASPGTTEYTLTPLAKPGGAKLVFVPTSSRTGYALELRTRDGNDAAVCRPGILIYKVDANIDTGNGPVTVYDSHRDSGGCTRSPNVHAELSDAPFTPGESFKDPKTGVAITVTGVDLSGNYRVYVTRR
- a CDS encoding TetR/AcrR family transcriptional regulator; amino-acid sequence: METATRVQRRVPRPRADALRNRERIVAAAREMFVEFGPEVPFDEIARRAGVGNATVYRNFPDRDALAREVVCSVMDRTSERAESAIAAGGDAFEALSDFVHFSADERIGALCPMLSEGFDQNHPDLVAARDRTTGLIEELMARARESGQLRPDVEFGDLMIAVTQLTRPLPGGACQGIDRFVHRHLQLFLDGMRAPARSELTGVAATVEDMRRA
- a CDS encoding MFS transporter, producing the protein MSETGKSTAMSDAGSAHSNRWKALTFIALAQLMVVLDATIVNIALPSAQQDLGISDGNRQWVITAYALAFGGLLLFGGRIADLWGRKRTFVAGLIGFAGASAIGGAATNEAMMLGARALQGAFGALLAPAALSLLAVMFTEPKERAKAFGIYGAIAGGGGAVGFILGGVLTEYLDWRWTFFVNIPFAIIAAVGAYFVIREPAGGRNRSPLDIPGVVLSVLGLVTLVYAFTRAESDGWGDSVTLSLFAASVVLLAGFVFTESRVKAPLLPLRVITERNRGGVYLSLGLAIIAMFGLFLFLTYYLQIVKGYSPVKTGFAFLPMIAGMMVGSTQIGTRLMTRVAPRLLMGPGFLVAALGMLFLTQLEIGSSYAGVILPGMVLLGLGMGTAFMPAMSLATFGIEPRDAGVASAMVNTSQQVGGAIGTALLNTIAASATTSYIKDHIGGAGSQAQQQLVQLEGQVHGYTNAIWFAVGILVLAATVAATLINTGRPDVTSASGEGAGEGAEDEVKVPVIAH